Proteins found in one Mucilaginibacter gracilis genomic segment:
- a CDS encoding SusE domain-containing protein, which yields MKSFLNKLLAVSSLTLLVLSSSCKKDGTIVTATNGTGGTLTSSTNTLVLNSAKLTDVSTIITFNFTQASYGYQSAITNTLQIDAASDNWANPYTVALGTNVFTQAYNTPDFNAIMLKIGLKGGVAGQVNVRVKSAIGTNTFVYTNIAALTITPFNLKSWLYTVGAFQGWNINGTDSLYSATSNNIYIGIANFTAGNNQFLVVPKKGSYDNKYATNDAINVTSSNVAQGGGNNFSAPTVAGQYLVTLNLNTNKITFALVDYYTIIGDAAQGWGTDVAMKYVNDGNSNWAVTLPLLSSGSFKIREDVDWTYSWGIPKANTDGYGIANTLNRTSNDNITITSSGSYAVTFNAPITLYTTTPPPAPASTTATYSVVKQ from the coding sequence ATGAAATCATTTTTAAATAAATTATTAGCTGTTAGTAGTTTAACGCTACTTGTGCTATCGTCATCATGTAAAAAAGACGGCACCATAGTAACTGCTACAAATGGCACCGGGGGCACGCTTACTTCATCCACAAATACTTTGGTGTTAAATAGCGCAAAACTTACAGATGTAAGTACCATTATTACTTTCAATTTTACCCAGGCCAGTTATGGTTATCAATCGGCAATAACCAACACATTGCAGATAGATGCCGCCAGTGATAATTGGGCTAACCCCTACACCGTAGCATTAGGTACTAATGTGTTTACGCAGGCCTACAACACTCCCGATTTTAATGCCATTATGTTAAAAATTGGCCTTAAAGGCGGAGTGGCCGGCCAGGTTAATGTAAGGGTAAAAAGCGCTATTGGTACCAATACTTTTGTATACACCAATATAGCAGCATTAACTATTACACCGTTCAATTTAAAATCGTGGTTATATACGGTAGGTGCTTTTCAAGGGTGGAACATTAATGGAACAGATAGTTTATACTCTGCAACAAGTAATAATATCTATATCGGTATCGCCAATTTTACTGCAGGTAACAATCAGTTTTTGGTGGTACCTAAAAAAGGTAGTTATGATAATAAATATGCTACCAACGATGCTATCAATGTAACGAGCAGCAACGTAGCGCAAGGTGGAGGAAATAATTTTTCGGCTCCAACAGTGGCAGGGCAGTATTTGGTAACCCTAAATTTGAATACCAATAAAATTACATTTGCACTAGTAGATTACTACACCATTATTGGCGACGCAGCACAAGGTTGGGGTACCGATGTTGCAATGAAGTATGTAAACGATGGCAACAGCAACTGGGCGGTAACGCTGCCATTGCTGTCGTCTGGTTCGTTTAAAATAAGGGAAGATGTCGATTGGACCTACAGTTGGGGTATCCCGAAAGCAAATACTGACGGATATGGTATAGCTAATACGCTAAACAGAACAAGTAATGATAACATCACCATTACTTCGAGCGGTAGTTACGCAGTTACATTTAACGCGCCAATAACTTTATACACAACAACGCCGCCGCCTGCACCGGCTTCTACAACGGCAACGTATAGTGTGGTAAAACAATAA
- a CDS encoding sensor histidine kinase yields the protein MKKNRLHVYYLLVWACLVLYLYVDNVANNRGSQPYVWSNLMASFAEFSFCFFWVYPRYLKLKKMPLLIAGLILADILFVGCRYLIEEVIYLWLLGYRNYDPSVKALHYLNDNWWRALKPVLFSFIAWSLLDIYRKEKETEQLKQEKIKAELLFLKTQINPHFLYNTLNYLYSLSYPISEKLADAIIKLSQLMRYMLDNSIDGLLNLQQEIDYLQNYIAIYKLRFEENFFVDFKAEGDIGNKKIASLILIPFVENAFKHGVINNEQRPVKIHLKVIESRLSFMVSNKIIYGEKDNSSGIGLANIKRRLELIYPQKFELLITNNGETFKTTLNIKLN from the coding sequence ATGAAAAAAAACCGGCTACATGTTTATTACCTATTGGTTTGGGCCTGCCTGGTACTCTATCTGTATGTAGATAATGTAGCCAATAACCGGGGTTCGCAGCCTTACGTTTGGTCGAACCTGATGGCCAGTTTTGCCGAATTTTCTTTTTGTTTCTTTTGGGTTTACCCGAGGTATTTAAAATTAAAGAAAATGCCATTATTAATTGCGGGGCTAATATTGGCTGATATTTTATTTGTAGGGTGCCGTTATTTGATAGAAGAAGTAATTTACCTATGGCTATTGGGTTATAGAAACTACGATCCGTCGGTTAAGGCACTGCATTATTTAAATGATAACTGGTGGAGGGCTTTGAAACCGGTGCTATTCAGTTTTATTGCCTGGTCGTTATTGGATATATACCGCAAGGAAAAAGAAACCGAACAACTGAAGCAAGAAAAAATTAAAGCCGAACTCCTTTTTCTAAAAACTCAGATTAACCCACATTTTTTATATAATACGCTCAATTATTTATATTCACTAAGTTATCCTATTTCAGAAAAACTGGCCGATGCCATCATCAAACTTTCGCAATTGATGCGTTATATGCTTGATAACAGCATTGATGGCCTGCTTAACTTGCAGCAAGAAATAGATTATCTTCAAAATTATATAGCTATTTATAAACTAAGATTTGAAGAAAACTTTTTTGTTGATTTTAAAGCAGAAGGTGATATTGGCAACAAAAAGATAGCTTCGCTTATACTGATACCATTTGTAGAAAACGCATTTAAGCATGGGGTTATCAATAATGAGCAGCGGCCCGTAAAAATTCACCTCAAAGTGATTGAGAGCCGGTTATCGTTTATGGTAAGTAACAAAATTATTTATGGCGAAAAAGACAATTCAAGCGGCATCGGGCTGGCGAATATCAAACGCCGGTTGGAATTGATTTACCCACAAAAATTTGAATTGCTAATAACAAACAACGGCGAAACCTTTAAAACCACGCTAAACATCAAGCTAAACTAA
- a CDS encoding VOC family protein, giving the protein MRQSIIHVTLLVKDYDDAIEFYVNKLNFKVVENTKLSDVKQSVLIQPPGFGRCYDIAISHFSVG; this is encoded by the coding sequence ATGAGACAATCAATTATTCACGTTACTCTTTTAGTTAAAGATTATGATGATGCTATTGAGTTTTATGTAAATAAACTAAATTTTAAAGTAGTTGAAAACACAAAGCTTTCTGATGTTAAGCAATCGGTTTTAATTCAACCGCCTGGTTTTGGCAGATGTTATGATATTGCAATTAGCCATTTCAGCGTTGGATAG
- a CDS encoding DUF6377 domain-containing protein, translating to MRSYLLYLLLVIPFTAFSSSKTDSLFDRLKYEFSQKSVYDSQKENAILKLKKSLASVSKSNFEVQYNICLKLYDEYKSYQYDSAYVYAGKMLELSGGLKDKSKKDYSKIKIAFILISSGMFKETFENLKGVRVKDLDVDTKIEYYSLLTRAYYDVAAYDNDKIYSPVYRQLANKYIDSAIALSAPNSYDKIYLSGFKKLKNGLYKQASPFFLNLLNNYKLSTHQYAIVSSTLSEITPDNSERVALLARAAISDIKSSTKETVALLWLAQLLYKSSDTENVYQFLQQALNDAEFYGARQRKIQINTLLPIVASEKVNYIERENTRFLIFLSSITVLALLVISFAVTLFKQLKKVKIKEKIIDDKNVLLEKINERLVEGTKIKEDYIGYFFNVISGYILQLEKLKRSVDMKLHAKKYDDIQILIDRINIKKERDNLFYTFDHVFIKIFPNFVTAFNALFKEEDQIWPKEDEVLTTDLRIFALIRMGINDTETIAKILEYSEKTIYVYKMRIKAKALIQGDEFDHRIMAIKAVDASNTPNK from the coding sequence ATGCGGAGCTATCTGTTATACCTTTTATTAGTTATTCCTTTTACTGCATTTTCATCATCAAAAACAGACAGTTTGTTTGATCGGTTGAAGTACGAATTCAGTCAAAAAAGTGTTTATGACAGTCAAAAGGAAAACGCCATTTTAAAACTCAAAAAAAGTTTGGCCTCGGTTTCTAAAAGTAACTTTGAAGTGCAGTACAATATTTGCCTTAAACTTTACGACGAATATAAATCGTACCAGTACGATTCGGCATACGTTTATGCCGGTAAAATGCTTGAGCTGAGTGGGGGCTTAAAAGATAAATCGAAAAAAGATTATAGTAAGATAAAAATCGCCTTCATTCTGATCTCGTCGGGAATGTTTAAGGAAACCTTCGAAAATTTAAAAGGTGTGCGTGTTAAAGATCTGGATGTTGATACTAAAATTGAATATTACTCCTTGCTAACCCGCGCCTACTATGATGTAGCCGCTTATGATAACGACAAAATCTATTCGCCCGTTTACCGTCAGTTAGCCAATAAGTATATTGATTCGGCCATTGCGCTTTCAGCACCCAATTCGTATGATAAAATATACCTCAGCGGTTTTAAAAAGCTTAAAAACGGCTTGTATAAACAAGCTTCGCCATTTTTTTTAAACCTGCTCAATAATTATAAATTAAGCACACATCAATATGCCATAGTTTCGTCAACCCTGAGTGAAATAACGCCCGATAACAGCGAGCGCGTTGCTTTATTGGCTAGGGCGGCTATAAGCGATATCAAATCGTCAACCAAAGAAACGGTTGCGCTTTTGTGGCTGGCTCAATTGCTTTACAAAAGTAGCGATACCGAAAATGTATATCAGTTTTTGCAGCAGGCGTTAAATGATGCCGAATTTTATGGTGCCAGGCAACGAAAAATACAAATCAATACCTTGTTACCCATCGTTGCATCAGAAAAGGTAAATTATATAGAACGCGAAAATACCCGCTTCCTGATATTTTTAAGCTCTATTACGGTGTTGGCTTTGCTGGTTATTTCGTTTGCGGTAACGCTGTTTAAACAATTAAAAAAGGTTAAGATTAAAGAGAAAATCATCGACGATAAAAACGTATTGCTCGAAAAGATAAACGAAAGGCTGGTTGAAGGAACTAAGATAAAGGAAGATTATATAGGTTACTTTTTTAATGTAATATCGGGCTATATTTTGCAGCTCGAAAAACTTAAACGATCGGTTGATATGAAACTGCATGCTAAAAAGTATGACGACATACAGATATTGATTGACAGGATAAATATTAAAAAGGAACGCGATAACCTGTTTTACACCTTCGACCACGTGTTTATAAAAATATTTCCAAACTTTGTTACCGCTTTTAACGCTTTGTTTAAAGAGGAAGACCAGATATGGCCAAAAGAAGATGAAGTATTAACAACCGACCTGAGGATATTTGCCCTGATAAGGATGGGTATAAACGATACCGAAACTATAGCCAAGATTTTAGAATACTCCGAAAAAACCATTTACGTGTACAAAATGCGCATCAAAGCAAAAGCCTTAATACAGGGCGATGAATTTGACCATAGAATAATGGCCATAAAAGCTGTTGATGCTTCAAACACGCCTAACAAGTAA
- a CDS encoding RagB/SusD family nutrient uptake outer membrane protein gives MKNTILKKSLLLLATTGFLFSCSKDLNRSPINTTTDAVAFSTSLGYKQGLAKVYSAFATTGSSGSGSGDIAGIDAGTSDFIRLYWNAEELPTDEAVCIWNDPGVPDFHNNNWTSNNLILLGLYNRSIYQITLANSFINESSDDNLSARGITGSDATNVRYYRAEARFLRAYQYWVLMDMFGNPPFVTEATPIGKTLPPQISRADLFTYIESELKAIDPLLVAPAKNEYARVDQGADWALLSRMYLNAQVYTGTARNTDAITYASKVIAAGYSLNPVYKNLFLADNNVNNPEVILPIAYDLVNTQNYGGTTFIINSSVSGAEGPANFGVPGGGWSGNHTTEALPNIFGDYSGATDKRAMFYTTAPTTKNTTDVTSFTSGFAVTKFSNLTSTGATLPGASVYCSTDFPLFRLGEVYLNYAEAVLRGGTGGTTTQALQYFNALRTRAYGGPSGNVTTITLNDVLNERSRELYWEATRRTDLIRFGKFTGGSYLWPFKGGVLSGTAIPDFRALYPLPATDVTANPNLKQNTGY, from the coding sequence ATGAAAAATACAATACTGAAAAAATCCTTGTTACTGCTTGCCACTACCGGATTTTTATTTTCATGCTCAAAAGATCTGAACAGATCACCAATTAATACAACTACCGATGCTGTGGCATTTAGTACATCCCTGGGTTACAAACAGGGCCTGGCTAAAGTTTACAGTGCCTTCGCCACAACTGGAAGCAGCGGTTCGGGATCGGGAGATATTGCGGGTATAGATGCAGGAACATCCGACTTTATCCGTTTATATTGGAATGCCGAAGAACTACCTACCGATGAGGCTGTTTGTATCTGGAATGACCCGGGTGTGCCCGATTTTCATAACAACAACTGGACATCTAACAATTTGATATTGTTAGGCTTGTACAACCGCAGTATTTATCAGATAACGTTGGCAAACTCGTTCATTAACGAGTCGTCCGACGATAATTTATCTGCACGTGGCATTACCGGCAGCGATGCTACCAATGTTCGTTACTACCGCGCCGAAGCACGTTTTTTGAGGGCTTACCAATACTGGGTATTAATGGATATGTTTGGCAATCCGCCATTTGTTACCGAAGCAACACCAATTGGTAAAACGCTTCCGCCGCAAATTAGCAGAGCTGATCTTTTCACTTACATTGAATCGGAACTGAAGGCTATTGACCCCTTATTAGTAGCACCTGCAAAAAATGAATATGCACGCGTAGATCAGGGTGCCGACTGGGCCTTGCTTTCACGTATGTATTTAAATGCGCAGGTTTATACCGGTACAGCCCGGAATACCGATGCTATTACCTATGCAAGCAAAGTTATAGCTGCGGGCTACTCATTAAACCCGGTTTATAAAAACTTATTTTTGGCCGATAACAATGTAAATAACCCCGAAGTTATTTTGCCTATTGCTTACGATTTGGTAAATACACAAAATTACGGCGGTACTACCTTTATCATCAACAGTTCGGTAAGTGGCGCAGAAGGGCCGGCCAATTTTGGCGTGCCGGGAGGTGGTTGGTCTGGTAATCACACTACCGAGGCTTTACCAAATATATTTGGCGACTACAGTGGTGCTACAGATAAACGCGCTATGTTTTATACCACTGCCCCTACAACAAAAAACACTACCGATGTTACATCATTTACTTCGGGTTTTGCGGTAACTAAATTTAGCAACTTAACTTCTACCGGGGCTACTTTACCAGGGGCGAGTGTTTATTGTTCAACCGATTTTCCGTTATTCCGTTTAGGCGAAGTTTATTTAAATTATGCTGAAGCTGTTTTACGTGGAGGTACAGGCGGCACTACTACACAAGCATTACAATATTTTAATGCGTTGCGCACGCGCGCTTATGGTGGCCCATCGGGTAATGTAACCACCATCACGTTAAACGATGTTTTAAACGAAAGATCACGTGAGTTATACTGGGAAGCAACCCGCAGAACAGATTTGATCCGTTTCGGTAAGTTTACGGGAGGCTCTTACCTGTGGCCATTTAAAGGAGGAGTACTTAGCGGTACAGCAATTCCTGATTTCCGCGCCCTATATCCTTTGCCCGCAACAGATGTTACGGCCAACCCAAATCTTAAACAAAATACAGGCTACTAA
- a CDS encoding SusC/RagA family TonB-linked outer membrane protein, translating into MRIFYFKKYLLLSAFIFIPYLLFAQSGSISGKVVDENKQPLPGATVSVIGGTQGAATETNGEFLIKGLKAGKYTLEAKFIGYAPMQSVVTVTSGTAIVNFNLKPDSKNLNEVVVIGYGTQSKREVSGAISTVSSKDFQTGTVTSADQLVQGKVAGLSITTNGSPGSGSTIRIRGGASLNSSNDPLIVIDGVPLSPNGISGAASALSLVNSDDIESVTVLKDAASTAIYGSRASNGVLLITTKKGAKGAAQVNGSTENSIGTLARRIQVLSADQVRAYVAANKPSLSSTLGTANTDWQDQIFQKAFTSNNNVNVSGSVKNMPYRVSVGYLDQNGLLKTDNIKRTSGALRLNPTFFNNSLKVDINANGTYQQSRFANTGAIGAALSFDPTQPVYDPKSPYNGYYESYNTPGLISSGLNPNTPRNPVGLLFDDQNTSQVYRSFGNAVVNYKFPFLKALSASANFGYDVSKGQGVTSIPASAAQAFNSLGNNTPYLQKNQNTTVEYYLNYTNDIKSIKSTINAQAGYGYYNFLNTNYNFQALSANNQPQPNSSAPLYPYSQGEYTIISYYGRLIYTYDEKYTLQGSIRSDNTSKFSPSTRQGIFPAGAFSYRVSDEDFLKDSKTISDLKLRVSYGVTGQQDGIGYYGYLPIYSLTTNDTRYQFGNTYYNGYTPSAYDTSLKWETTNTFNAGIDYGFFHQRLYGSVDFYSRKTKDLLATVPIPSGTNFTNQLTTNVGNSISHGVELNINAIPVKTKNLSWTLNYNIAYNKVSITNLYLVPNPTSVGVQTGGISGGTGNYVQLNALNQTPGTFYLYKQVYGANGKPLEGVFADLNGDGAITAADRYLYHSAAPPVTMGFSTQVNYKKWSLSTVIRANIGNYVYNNVDANLATGGSIINNVGVVNNATTGIYGSGFTGYNYLSDYWVQNASFVRMDNAGLGYNFGNLFNNHINLRAAFNCQNVFVITKYTGLDPEVYSGIDNNTYPRPRTFTVGLNIGLK; encoded by the coding sequence ATGAGAATATTTTATTTTAAAAAGTATCTGCTCCTAAGTGCATTCATTTTTATCCCTTACTTATTGTTTGCACAATCGGGAAGCATATCCGGTAAGGTTGTTGACGAAAACAAACAACCCTTGCCAGGTGCAACAGTTTCGGTTATTGGTGGCACCCAGGGCGCCGCTACAGAAACAAATGGCGAATTTTTAATTAAAGGCTTAAAGGCCGGTAAGTATACGCTTGAGGCAAAGTTTATTGGTTATGCGCCAATGCAAAGCGTAGTTACAGTAACATCCGGGACAGCAATAGTTAACTTTAATTTGAAACCCGATTCAAAAAATTTAAATGAGGTAGTTGTTATTGGTTATGGTACGCAAAGTAAACGTGAGGTTTCGGGCGCGATATCCACGGTATCATCTAAGGATTTTCAAACAGGTACCGTTACTTCTGCCGATCAATTGGTTCAAGGTAAAGTAGCCGGGTTGTCAATTACCACCAATGGTTCGCCGGGCTCTGGTAGTACCATCCGTATACGTGGGGGAGCATCATTAAACTCCAGCAACGATCCGTTAATAGTTATTGATGGCGTTCCGTTGAGCCCCAATGGAATAAGTGGTGCGGCCAGTGCCTTAAGCCTTGTAAATTCGGATGATATAGAAAGTGTAACTGTGCTAAAGGATGCTGCTTCAACCGCTATATATGGTTCAAGGGCTTCAAACGGAGTATTATTAATTACTACTAAAAAGGGTGCTAAAGGTGCAGCTCAGGTAAATGGTTCTACCGAAAATTCGATAGGCACTTTGGCTAGAAGGATTCAGGTATTGTCGGCAGATCAGGTTCGCGCCTATGTTGCCGCAAACAAGCCATCACTTTCAAGTACGCTGGGTACTGCAAATACCGACTGGCAGGATCAAATTTTTCAAAAGGCATTTACAAGCAACAATAACGTAAATGTTTCTGGCTCTGTTAAAAATATGCCTTACCGTGTTTCTGTTGGGTATCTCGATCAGAATGGCCTTTTAAAAACCGATAATATTAAACGCACATCTGGTGCTTTGCGTTTAAATCCAACATTCTTTAATAACTCCCTTAAAGTTGATATCAATGCTAACGGAACCTATCAGCAATCAAGGTTTGCAAATACAGGGGCAATTGGTGCGGCTTTATCATTTGATCCAACTCAACCGGTTTATGATCCAAAATCGCCTTACAATGGCTATTACGAGTCGTACAATACCCCCGGTTTAATCAGCAGCGGCTTAAATCCTAACACACCAAGAAACCCGGTTGGCCTTTTGTTTGACGATCAAAACACATCGCAGGTTTACCGTTCTTTTGGTAATGCAGTTGTAAACTATAAATTTCCATTTTTAAAGGCTTTATCTGCAAGTGCTAACTTTGGGTATGATGTATCAAAGGGGCAAGGTGTAACATCTATTCCGGCAAGTGCTGCACAAGCATTTAATTCGTTGGGTAATAATACACCATACCTGCAAAAAAATCAAAACACAACAGTTGAGTATTATTTAAATTATACCAACGACATCAAATCTATTAAGAGCACCATTAACGCTCAGGCAGGTTACGGATATTATAATTTTTTAAACACCAATTATAATTTCCAGGCGTTGAGTGCTAATAATCAACCTCAGCCAAACTCATCTGCCCCGTTATATCCTTATAGCCAGGGCGAGTATACTATTATATCGTACTATGGCCGTTTAATTTATACCTACGATGAGAAGTACACCTTACAGGGATCTATCCGGTCTGATAATACTTCTAAATTTTCACCAAGCACGCGTCAGGGTATTTTTCCTGCAGGAGCATTCTCTTATCGCGTAAGTGACGAAGATTTTTTAAAAGACAGCAAAACTATTTCCGACCTTAAACTAAGGGTAAGTTATGGTGTAACCGGCCAACAGGACGGAATAGGCTACTATGGTTATTTGCCTATTTATTCGTTAACCACTAATGATACCCGTTACCAATTTGGTAATACTTATTACAATGGCTATACCCCGTCGGCATATGATACCAGCTTGAAATGGGAAACCACAAACACCTTTAACGCGGGTATTGATTATGGTTTCTTCCACCAAAGGCTTTATGGTTCGGTTGATTTTTACTCACGTAAAACAAAAGATTTGCTGGCTACCGTGCCTATACCATCGGGTACTAACTTTACTAACCAGTTAACAACCAACGTTGGTAATTCAATTAGCCACGGTGTTGAATTAAACATAAACGCCATACCGGTAAAAACTAAAAACTTAAGCTGGACGCTTAACTACAACATAGCTTACAATAAGGTTAGTATTACAAACTTGTACCTGGTACCTAACCCAACCAGCGTAGGTGTTCAAACCGGAGGTATATCTGGTGGTACAGGTAATTACGTACAATTAAACGCACTTAACCAAACACCAGGTACATTTTATTTATACAAACAAGTTTACGGTGCAAACGGTAAACCGTTAGAAGGTGTATTTGCCGACTTAAATGGCGACGGTGCTATTACTGCTGCCGACAGGTACCTTTATCATAGTGCAGCTCCACCGGTTACCATGGGTTTCAGCACTCAGGTAAACTATAAAAAATGGAGTTTAAGTACTGTTATACGCGCCAACATTGGCAATTATGTGTATAATAACGTTGATGCCAACCTGGCTACAGGCGGTAGTATAATCAATAACGTTGGAGTAGTAAATAACGCCACTACCGGAATTTACGGATCGGGATTTACGGGCTACAATTACCTGAGCGATTATTGGGTTCAAAATGCTTCGTTTGTTAGAATGGACAACGCGGGTTTAGGATATAATTTTGGCAATCTTTTTAACAACCACATTAATTTGCGTGCTGCATTTAACTGCCAAAATGTTTTTGTTATCACCAAATATACCGGCTTAGACCCCGAAGTATATTCGGGTATAGATAATAACACTTATCCAAGGCCGCGAACATTTACTGTTGGTTTAAACATTGGTTTAAAATAA
- a CDS encoding LytR/AlgR family response regulator transcription factor, protein MIRCLAVDDEAYATKMMAGYIAKVPYFELAGIANNVVDALGIIQNDKIDLVFMDIQMPELNGIQFLKLCGNKCKVILTTAYAQYALDGFEHDVVDYLLKPIAFDRFLKAAAKACSVIEATKLKAVIEPLPAAPVALAANDELRYMFVKGESKNKFLKIDYQDILYIEGLKNYVCIYTKTQRVVTYQSLRDLSTQLPQQSFQRVHKSYIVSMDKIRMVDGYTIFIGDQAIPIGETYRNSFLKLVKEI, encoded by the coding sequence ATGATACGCTGCCTTGCGGTTGACGACGAAGCTTATGCCACTAAAATGATGGCGGGATATATTGCCAAGGTGCCTTATTTTGAACTTGCCGGGATAGCCAATAATGTGGTTGATGCATTGGGTATCATCCAAAACGATAAAATTGACCTGGTTTTTATGGACATACAGATGCCGGAATTAAACGGTATTCAATTTTTAAAACTTTGCGGAAATAAATGTAAAGTTATTTTAACTACCGCCTACGCTCAGTACGCGCTTGACGGATTTGAACACGATGTGGTAGATTACCTGTTAAAACCTATCGCTTTCGACCGCTTTTTAAAAGCCGCCGCAAAAGCATGCAGCGTTATTGAAGCCACAAAATTAAAGGCTGTTATTGAACCCTTACCTGCGGCACCAGTAGCGCTTGCCGCTAATGATGAATTGCGATACATGTTTGTTAAAGGGGAAAGTAAAAACAAGTTTTTAAAAATTGACTACCAGGATATACTTTACATTGAAGGACTTAAAAACTACGTTTGCATTTACACCAAAACGCAACGCGTGGTTACCTATCAAAGCCTTCGCGATCTCAGCACTCAACTACCGCAACAATCGTTTCAAAGGGTTCATAAATCGTACATTGTTTCTATGGATAAAATAAGAATGGTGGATGGTTATACGATATTTATTGGCGACCAAGCCATACCCATTGGCGAAACTTACCGGAATAGTTTTTTGAAACTGGTTAA